The Pseudanabaena yagii GIHE-NHR1 genome segment AACAAAACTCGATATAGCCTCTCTCCAATCTTTGATTCCGCCCAAATCCGTAATGCGGCAAGCCCACTATGGGTGATCGCAAAGGTCAAAATCAAGCCCAGCATTACAAAATGAGTGAAATAGGTTGAGAAGAAACTACTAAGAGAGGTCATGTTAACTAATTACGAAAATAGATCTAAAAAAGCGAAGGTAGCGTAATAAATTTTAACTTTTATTGCAGCTAGCCATACTTTAGTTTGAAGCGCAAAATGGCAAGATTCAAAATTAGCGTGATCCCGTTAGCAATATAGATGGGTGCAGCATTCACCAATAGTCCATAAATTAGCCAGAGCGTGATCCCCGCAATGAAAGTAATTAACATGGGCAAGGAAATATCCTTAGTCGATCGCGATCGCCATACTTGGATTACTTGAGGCAAAAAGGCAAAGGTCGTCAGAGATGCAGCCGTAAATCCAAGAATATTGGTAAAGTCCATAGGTTACATAAATAGGCTAATTTGAGGATATATCCCCAATGGAGAGTGGCGGCGCTTTGCGCCGCCACTCTCCATTGGGTTTTATAGCAAAATATCCTTAGATTAGAATTTAAACACATGAACCAACGCATCATCGGCATCACAGGAGGCATTGCCACAGGTAAAACCACGGTTTCCAATTATCTGCATGATACCTATGGCTTACCAATTCTGGATGCGGATATTTATGCTAGACAAGCTTTAACAGGTGATCGCCTCGCAAAACTTAGCGATCGCTATGGCAAGTTAATCCTTGATGAGCAAGGCAACCTTGATCGCCGCAAGTTAGGTGCGATCGTGTTTGAGAGTGTAAGCGAGCGGAAGTGGCTCGAAGCCTTAATTCATCCCTATGTCCAAGAATGCCTGATTAATGAAGCCAATCGCCTCGCACCATCAACTGTCGTCATGGTAATTCCCCTGCTATTTGAATCGAAAATGGAGGATTTAGTGACTGAAACTTGGGCGATCGCTTGTGATCCCCAACAACAGCTAAAAAGACTAATGAATCGCAATCATTTATTAGAATCCGAAGCAAAACAAAGAATTTCTAGTCAAATGTCCCAATCGGAAAAAATCGAACTTGCCGATGTGGTAATCGTTAATTCTGACAATACCGAAGAATTATTCTTTCAAGTTGACAATGCTCTGTTTAACTCTCAACTTGGCGTACATTTTCGTATCTGTGATCCAGCTGCTTGATGCACTTGTACAAGAGCGCATCAAGCAACCTATCCTTATCTTTTAGTAGCCCATTCCCGCACTTGGCGGATTAATGCATTCTCTTTGAGCGTATTTTTCAGTTCTAAAAAACTCTGGATATCACTAGTTTTTAATACAGCAAAAGCAAGACTGCGATCGCCCAAAATATAGCGATCCCCGACTAGATGATGAATAGTTATCGTCTGACCGTCATAACGCCATACCTCAGGCACACCTAATTGAGCATAGATAGCAAAACGATTTAACGAACTACTTGTAATATCAATTTCGATCGCTAGATCTGGTGGCGGATCAATCTGTAAATCGATCTGATCTTTACCCCAAACCTGTGACTCATTTTGGATGTAATAGCACTGATCGGGTTCTAGACCTCTGGCTAGATCCTCACGATCACAGGTCATCGAACCCAAGCTACAAATCTCTAAATCTAGAGACTCAGTTAACGCCTCAACAATTCTGCCTAAAAGCTTCTTATAACTTTCATGTAGTTCCGATGGCATCCTTATTTCTAACAGTCCTTGGTCATAGGTAAGTCTCTTGTTAGGCTGTGACTCCAAATCACAGGCGATCGCCCGATACGTCTCCCATCGAATTGATGGCAACAATATCTTGTTACTGATGCGATCGCTGGATTTAGTTAGAGTTACCGTCATGACACCTTCATGTTATTGCTGAGGCTTTTCGGGAGTTGTCGCAGGTAAATTCAGGGGAATGGGCTTAGCATCAGGAACATTCTTGGTCGATGGAGCAACCTGTGGGGCTGGGGCAATTACGGCTGATGGCGCTGTAAACCAACCGCCACTCAGGACAACAGTTAAGCCTAAAAATGCTGCTGTCAAAAACCAAGTCACTCGATTGAGAGTTGTTTCTGCACTCTTGGTACTTGAAAACAGTTGCGCCTGACCACTAAAGCCACCTAGACCATCACTCTTAGGGCTATGCAATAAAATTAAAACTACTAGGCATACTGCAACTACTGCCCAAATTGCTTTCAAGGTTCCGTACATTTTAGATATTTTTCTTTAAGTATTTTTCTATAAACAGCTTAACGCATCAGCAATTACATTAGAAACATATAGCCATCCTAAGTTATCTAGCTTCGACTTCGCTCAGCTAACGTTGACTGAGCGGAGTCGAAGCCACAGGTACTTTCATTAATAGCAAGTCCCTAAGTGGATAACTCTTGCACTTAAGCAAATTGTTGACCTAATTCGATGGGATTATGCACAGTGATGCGTTTTTTGGAAATAGCGATCATCTTTTGTTTGCGTAAGTCTCCGAGTAGTCTGGTAACAGTTACTCTGGTTGAGCCGATCGCTTCAGCGATCGCCTGATGAGAAAGCTTTAAATCAATCGTTACACCATCTGAAGAAGGCGTACCAAAGTCGCGACAGAGAATCAATAAAAAGCTCACTAATCTTGATCCCATATCACGGTGAGCCAGCGTCTCGATCATCATCTCCGTCTGCAAAATCCGTGATGATAAACCACGCAATAGCACCATCGGCAATTCAGGATCTTCTTTGAGCGCCTTCTCGACTTGATCAATTGGCACAGAGAGCAACTCCACAGGCGTAAAGGCAACCGCATGATAAAAGCGATCGGAGCGATTACCAGTAATCAAGGACAAAACACCAAACACGCTATTTTCGCGCAGTAGAGCAACGGTAATTTCTTCACCTGCTTCGTAAACTCTCGAAAGTTTGACTGCGCCTTTAACTAAAAAGTAAAAACGCTCCGCAGGATCACCAGGAAAGAAAATTGTCTTACCGCGTTCAAACGTTTCTGTCATGGGTGGAAACATTCCCCCATTCATTTCGCGAAAGACTTCAACAAGAGCACGGTCAGCCAATCTTATACACCCTCTTTAACCGAAAATAAAAAATAAAACAAAGCAAAGTACAAGTAATCGTTTGAGCGTTTACCCGAATAATGGCAAGCATCGCCTTGAGGCTAAATGACCACCATCTCTATACCTCACCAGCCACATCTAAAGAGTTGGTATGGTTTACAGGAAAGTATGCCAGCGCACAATCAATTTAAGTTGTTTATGTTAGCTTTCATATAACTTGGAAGTAGGCGTTATTAAAAAGCTAGTCTGTGCATATAGCCTAAGAATCTATCCTTTGAAAATATTCCATAAAAGCTAAAGAGAAATAG includes the following:
- a CDS encoding SemiSWEET transporter, with translation MDFTNILGFTAASLTTFAFLPQVIQVWRSRSTKDISLPMLITFIAGITLWLIYGLLVNAAPIYIANGITLILNLAILRFKLKYG
- the coaE gene encoding dephospho-CoA kinase (Dephospho-CoA kinase (CoaE) performs the final step in coenzyme A biosynthesis.); translation: MNQRIIGITGGIATGKTTVSNYLHDTYGLPILDADIYARQALTGDRLAKLSDRYGKLILDEQGNLDRRKLGAIVFESVSERKWLEALIHPYVQECLINEANRLAPSTVVMVIPLLFESKMEDLVTETWAIACDPQQQLKRLMNRNHLLESEAKQRISSQMSQSEKIELADVVIVNSDNTEELFFQVDNALFNSQLGVHFRICDPAA
- a CDS encoding Uma2 family endonuclease, with the protein product MTVTLTKSSDRISNKILLPSIRWETYRAIACDLESQPNKRLTYDQGLLEIRMPSELHESYKKLLGRIVEALTESLDLEICSLGSMTCDREDLARGLEPDQCYYIQNESQVWGKDQIDLQIDPPPDLAIEIDITSSSLNRFAIYAQLGVPEVWRYDGQTITIHHLVGDRYILGDRSLAFAVLKTSDIQSFLELKNTLKENALIRQVREWATKR
- the secG gene encoding preprotein translocase subunit SecG, translated to MYGTLKAIWAVVAVCLVVLILLHSPKSDGLGGFSGQAQLFSSTKSAETTLNRVTWFLTAAFLGLTVVLSGGWFTAPSAVIAPAPQVAPSTKNVPDAKPIPLNLPATTPEKPQQ
- the ntcA gene encoding global nitrogen regulator NtcA, producing the protein MNGGMFPPMTETFERGKTIFFPGDPAERFYFLVKGAVKLSRVYEAGEEITVALLRENSVFGVLSLITGNRSDRFYHAVAFTPVELLSVPIDQVEKALKEDPELPMVLLRGLSSRILQTEMMIETLAHRDMGSRLVSFLLILCRDFGTPSSDGVTIDLKLSHQAIAEAIGSTRVTVTRLLGDLRKQKMIAISKKRITVHNPIELGQQFA